Proteins encoded by one window of Thermobaculum terrenum ATCC BAA-798:
- a CDS encoding HDIG domain-containing metalloprotein — MNRQEAWELLNEYVKSPNLIRHCLAVEAAVRGYARLYGEDEELWGLAGLLHDFDYEIHPTLDQHPSMGKPILEARGVPQEVIYAIQSHSDFTGVPRVHLLDKVLYASDEISGFIVAVALVKPSRSIHEVDVKSVKKKLKDKAFARNVNRDDIYRGAEELGVDLDTHIANVIEFLKPISDELTPKEQNVSR, encoded by the coding sequence GTGAACAGACAAGAGGCATGGGAACTGTTGAATGAGTACGTAAAATCTCCGAATCTTATAAGGCATTGCTTGGCTGTGGAAGCAGCAGTAAGAGGCTACGCTCGTCTGTATGGCGAAGACGAAGAGTTATGGGGATTGGCAGGGTTGCTACATGACTTCGACTACGAAATACATCCTACGCTTGACCAGCACCCATCGATGGGCAAGCCAATACTCGAAGCCAGAGGCGTGCCTCAGGAAGTTATATATGCCATTCAAAGCCACTCCGACTTCACGGGAGTACCTCGAGTACACCTATTAGATAAAGTACTCTATGCTTCTGATGAGATCTCAGGCTTCATAGTAGCTGTAGCACTCGTTAAGCCCTCCCGCAGCATCCACGAGGTAGACGTCAAATCGGTCAAAAAGAAGTTGAAGGACAAGGCTTTCGCACGCAATGTGAACCGAGATGACATATATAGAGGAGCTGAAGAGCTGGGAGTAGACCTAGACACTCATATTGCTAACGTCATTGAATTCCTGAAACCCATCTCAGATGAGCTTACTCCAAAGGAACAAAATGTCTCTCGCTAG
- a CDS encoding GNAT family N-acetyltransferase — translation MRIRLAKLSDSKQLVDILASSFAEEISLSNLNRDSIKAQVSLGTIASYPWLRHLLRVMGVTLEFWVAEEDGQVLGCVMLHSTKRRLPLNISSLAVHPEHRHKGIGRSLMSVMFQRTKQLGRNIITLEVMTDNTPAVNLYRSLGMEEYDRRLSYRYIVNPMTIGTDLSGVSLSPVNRADIPLWREIINTSPNVPIKLEQIMRVYEEEYISRAQRNLWLPSILGRLSTYQQYAIYNQGKTVGFVAARNMLRGNPTESLPPLCLPQAGLNMTSVFIRLQEMLLQYGSRAHRLYVSAFDGNQIEAAQMLGYRFEKSWSYMYKRL, via the coding sequence ATGCGCATAAGGCTAGCAAAACTATCTGACTCCAAACAGCTGGTCGATATCCTCGCATCTTCCTTTGCAGAGGAGATATCGCTTTCTAACCTGAATCGAGATTCGATCAAGGCTCAGGTGTCGCTAGGAACTATCGCCAGCTATCCCTGGTTACGACACCTTCTCAGGGTGATGGGGGTAACCCTTGAGTTCTGGGTAGCTGAAGAAGATGGTCAGGTATTAGGTTGCGTGATGCTACATTCTACAAAGAGAAGGCTCCCTCTGAACATAAGCAGCCTGGCAGTACATCCTGAACACAGACACAAGGGCATCGGAAGGAGCCTAATGAGCGTCATGTTTCAAAGAACAAAACAGCTTGGCAGAAATATCATCACCCTCGAAGTCATGACCGACAACACTCCTGCCGTGAACCTATACCGATCACTGGGAATGGAGGAATACGACAGGAGGCTCAGCTACAGATACATAGTCAATCCTATGACCATTGGTACAGACCTTTCTGGAGTTTCGCTCTCACCCGTAAACAGAGCCGATATACCTCTATGGAGGGAGATAATAAACACAAGCCCGAATGTGCCCATCAAGCTAGAGCAAATCATGAGAGTGTACGAAGAGGAATACATCTCCAGAGCTCAGAGAAACTTATGGCTGCCTTCGATACTTGGCAGATTATCTACTTACCAGCAGTATGCAATATATAACCAGGGGAAAACAGTAGGGTTCGTTGCAGCTAGAAACATGCTACGCGGCAACCCCACCGAAAGTCTTCCCCCTTTATGCTTGCCTCAAGCGGGATTGAACATGACAAGCGTTTTTATTAGGTTACAAGAGATGCTACTACAATACGGGTCTCGGGCTCATCGCTTATACGTCTCGGCTTTTGACGGAAACCAGATAGAAGCCGCTCAGATGCTTGGATACAGATTCGAGAAGAGCTGGTCCTATATGTACAAGAGGCTCTAA
- a CDS encoding enoyl-CoA hydratase/isomerase family protein: MEADTERFLQLQHMGNTLLITLNRPPVNAINLQVIEQLEEALTSYEEDKNTKAVIITGNGRCFSAGADIKSFLEQDPDSPEIPLIRKANDVLNFIESYPKVVIAAINGICLGGGNELALACDLRIASQNAIFGQPEIKLGLLPGWGGIQRLTRLLGKARALEMCLTGESLNADRALQIGLVNEVVSPEGLIDRSLEISQKLSSLPTLAVNLIKQRIHKGAGASQGQAIREDEWAFRELLSSSYGQEGIKAFLEKREPRWD; encoded by the coding sequence GTGGAGGCGGATACTGAGAGATTCCTACAACTACAGCATATGGGGAATACTCTACTAATAACCTTGAACAGGCCACCCGTCAATGCCATCAACCTTCAGGTAATTGAACAGCTTGAAGAAGCCCTCACATCATACGAGGAAGATAAAAACACCAAAGCAGTAATTATCACTGGCAATGGCAGATGCTTCTCCGCTGGAGCAGATATAAAGAGCTTTCTAGAGCAAGATCCAGATTCACCAGAGATACCGCTTATAAGAAAAGCAAACGACGTACTTAACTTCATTGAGTCCTATCCTAAAGTGGTCATAGCAGCTATAAACGGAATATGCCTTGGCGGAGGGAATGAGTTAGCTTTAGCCTGTGACCTAAGAATAGCCTCACAAAACGCTATTTTCGGTCAGCCTGAGATCAAGCTTGGGCTACTTCCCGGGTGGGGAGGTATACAAAGGCTGACGCGGCTACTTGGTAAAGCTAGAGCTCTGGAAATGTGTCTGACGGGCGAGTCCCTAAACGCAGATAGGGCTCTTCAGATAGGACTAGTTAACGAGGTCGTGTCTCCGGAAGGGCTTATTGATAGATCGCTAGAGATATCTCAAAAACTTTCCAGCCTGCCGACTCTTGCAGTCAATCTTATAAAGCAAAGGATTCACAAAGGGGCAGGAGCTTCCCAAGGGCAAGCCATAAGAGAGGACGAGTGGGCGTTCCGAGAGCTGCTCAGTTCATCTTATGGTCAGGAAGGGATCAAAGCCTTTCTGGAGAAACGAGAGCCTAGATGGGACTAG
- the fabG gene encoding 3-oxoacyl-[acyl-carrier-protein] reductase, whose protein sequence is MDLEGKVALVTGGSRGIGRATAIKLASLGARVVVNYNRSKEAAEEVVRAISEAGGEAVASPGDVSTKEGAENAVNTALNTWGKIDILVNNAGITRDTLLMRMSEEDWEAVIDTNLKGAYLCSKLAVRSMLRNRWGRIINISSVVGLVGNVGQANYASAKAGLLGLTKSIAREFGSKNITANAIAPGYIETDIVAVLSEDIKKAILSQIPAGRYGKPEEVAELVAFLASDKAAYINGQTINIDGGMVMI, encoded by the coding sequence GTGGATCTAGAAGGTAAAGTGGCCCTGGTGACAGGAGGATCCAGGGGGATAGGACGAGCCACCGCCATTAAGTTGGCATCACTTGGTGCTAGGGTAGTGGTCAATTACAACCGCAGCAAGGAAGCTGCGGAGGAGGTAGTGCGCGCGATCTCAGAAGCCGGTGGTGAAGCAGTAGCCTCGCCTGGAGATGTAAGCACCAAGGAAGGTGCCGAAAATGCGGTCAACACAGCCCTTAACACCTGGGGAAAGATCGATATTCTGGTGAACAACGCCGGCATCACTCGCGATACCCTCCTAATGAGGATGTCCGAAGAGGACTGGGAAGCTGTAATAGACACTAACCTAAAAGGGGCCTACCTATGTAGCAAATTGGCCGTACGGTCTATGCTACGTAACAGGTGGGGCAGGATCATCAATATATCATCGGTCGTGGGCCTGGTAGGAAACGTGGGACAAGCCAATTATGCCTCCGCAAAGGCAGGATTACTCGGCCTGACGAAATCTATAGCCAGAGAATTTGGCAGTAAAAATATAACCGCCAATGCCATCGCACCAGGATATATAGAGACTGACATAGTGGCTGTCCTCTCCGAGGACATAAAGAAAGCCATTCTGTCACAGATACCAGCGGGGCGCTATGGCAAGCCTGAAGAGGTAGCAGAGTTGGTTGCCTTCCTAGCTAGTGATAAAGCAGCTTATATAAATGGCCAGACCATCAACATTGATGGTGGGATGGTCATGATATAA
- a CDS encoding biotin--[acetyl-CoA-carboxylase] ligase, producing the protein MDQIDLNKLQQILSHTKILREIAFFEEIDSTNSYLKRIINNVDEGIVVIADYQSQGRGRRGRTWVSPRGSSISCSILLSPPLTPNRSYILTAACALSIRDSITPLVDKPVSIKWPNDVLIGDLKVCGILAESQINSNQTTITTILGFGINVYEYPKSVNATCIADHATTQISRTDLLASILVSLDSRLQVIYSGNWLQVYEEWKDSISTIGQEVTVITDSSNIQGIAIGVSKEGGLIIRTPDNELVTVQAGEASIRKPNPKS; encoded by the coding sequence ATGGACCAGATAGATCTCAATAAGCTCCAGCAGATACTATCGCACACAAAAATCCTGAGGGAGATAGCCTTCTTCGAAGAGATAGATTCTACTAACTCGTACCTAAAGAGGATCATCAACAACGTAGATGAGGGAATAGTAGTAATAGCTGACTATCAAAGTCAGGGTCGAGGACGAAGAGGTAGAACCTGGGTTTCACCAAGAGGGTCTTCTATAAGCTGCTCTATTCTTCTAAGTCCTCCTTTGACTCCAAACAGGTCCTACATACTAACTGCGGCCTGTGCGCTTAGTATTCGAGACTCCATTACGCCCCTGGTGGATAAACCAGTAAGTATCAAGTGGCCAAACGACGTGCTGATAGGCGATCTGAAAGTGTGTGGTATCCTGGCAGAGTCACAGATAAACAGCAATCAGACTACAATTACTACTATATTAGGGTTTGGCATTAACGTTTACGAGTATCCTAAGTCTGTAAACGCAACCTGCATAGCAGACCACGCCACTACCCAAATCAGCAGGACAGATCTCCTAGCATCTATCTTGGTAAGTCTAGATTCCCGTCTACAGGTAATCTACTCAGGAAACTGGTTACAAGTGTATGAAGAGTGGAAGGACTCTATATCCACAATAGGTCAGGAAGTAACCGTGATAACGGACAGCTCTAATATCCAAGGAATAGCAATTGGAGTCTCCAAAGAAGGAGGGTTGATTATAAGGACACCAGACAATGAGCTCGTTACTGTACAAGCTGGCGAAGCCTCTATTAGAAAGCCAAACCCTAAGAGCTAG
- a CDS encoding SH3 domain-containing protein → MLLRASMHLSIRLLPLLAMFMAIINPSILPATGAPNRATIVAKDWFVRSPATKSSAAAYSWRERNGYRTETYDSAVRNAYVHFNAIAPSWNMELTEGSVVRIFVRSRNHDGNWSQWTSLQPDDNDGMNSGTNYGALVVQRGDEAQLRVQLVGKVGGQMPKLNWIRLTFIDSENGPNPANMSASRSGVAMAAEPRPRIITRAEWGADESLRFDSQGHEIWPRQYTTPRKVILHDTVTINNDPNPAATIRAIYYYHAVIRGWGDIGYNYLVDEQGNIYEGRAGGENVVGGHARCYNWGTVGIAALGDHSLMPPSSKMVGALEDLIAWIFSKNHINPLGHGSLGSYAPYDIPNIATHYDLMGSCGNTHRDPGYYLRRLLPQIRRDIAVRLGYIKGSTISNDTGSSSNNSRGTPKAWGPGLTYEVVNTRGTGLNLRARPDDRSPILAILPDGTIVQEIPSPIDGWVKTTYKGKTGYLWHGYLKVIPPVEPSNPSSTSVNKEPTYVVTAPAVNLRAGPGMKYKVLRTVPKGAVIQEITSKIDGWVKTVYGGYTGYIWYENLRVIRRPDSAPASGGSGGSGSNSSFAQTNPVQAYIRGTPGALNLRKGPGMQYQVVTKMWEGMPVQIIGKSVNGWVPVIYKDGFGRSFQGWAWGEYISTDRSARATAGALGLAGAAILPALRFRKWRKRK, encoded by the coding sequence ATGCTTTTGAGAGCTAGTATGCATCTAAGCATTAGGCTTTTACCTTTGTTAGCTATGTTCATGGCTATCATCAATCCATCAATATTGCCAGCAACAGGAGCTCCGAATAGGGCTACTATAGTTGCTAAGGACTGGTTTGTGAGGAGCCCTGCAACTAAGTCGTCCGCAGCTGCTTATAGCTGGAGAGAGCGTAACGGTTATCGCACGGAAACCTATGATTCTGCTGTCCGGAATGCATATGTCCATTTTAATGCAATAGCTCCTTCATGGAACATGGAGCTTACAGAAGGCTCCGTAGTCAGGATATTTGTGCGATCTAGAAATCATGATGGTAATTGGAGTCAATGGACTAGTCTGCAGCCGGACGATAATGATGGCATGAATAGCGGCACAAATTACGGTGCGCTAGTAGTGCAGCGGGGCGATGAGGCTCAGCTGAGGGTACAGCTAGTTGGTAAGGTTGGTGGGCAGATGCCCAAATTAAACTGGATCAGGCTGACGTTTATAGATTCAGAAAATGGACCTAACCCTGCCAATATGTCCGCATCTCGTTCCGGTGTTGCTATGGCCGCTGAGCCCAGACCTAGGATTATAACCAGAGCGGAGTGGGGGGCAGACGAGAGCCTTAGGTTTGACAGTCAAGGGCATGAGATATGGCCTCGACAGTACACCACCCCCAGGAAGGTAATACTGCATGATACTGTGACTATTAATAATGATCCTAATCCGGCAGCTACCATCAGGGCTATCTACTACTACCACGCTGTTATACGTGGGTGGGGAGATATAGGGTACAACTACTTGGTAGACGAGCAGGGGAATATCTACGAGGGTAGAGCTGGAGGAGAGAATGTAGTAGGAGGCCATGCGCGCTGCTATAACTGGGGTACGGTGGGAATAGCAGCTCTTGGAGATCACTCCCTAATGCCACCCTCATCTAAGATGGTTGGTGCCCTGGAGGATCTGATAGCATGGATATTTAGCAAGAACCACATCAATCCTTTGGGTCATGGTAGTCTTGGTTCGTACGCCCCTTACGATATCCCAAATATAGCAACTCATTATGACCTCATGGGTAGTTGCGGTAATACACACAGAGATCCTGGGTACTATCTACGTAGGCTTCTACCTCAGATTAGGCGGGATATAGCTGTAAGGTTGGGTTATATCAAGGGCTCTACTATTAGCAACGATACTGGTAGTAGCAGTAATAACTCCAGGGGGACTCCTAAAGCATGGGGGCCAGGATTGACTTATGAGGTTGTGAATACTCGTGGCACTGGATTGAACCTAAGAGCCAGACCAGATGATAGATCTCCAATACTAGCTATCCTGCCGGATGGGACCATCGTCCAGGAGATCCCTAGCCCCATCGACGGTTGGGTCAAGACTACCTACAAGGGTAAGACTGGTTATTTATGGCATGGGTACTTGAAGGTTATACCACCAGTAGAGCCTAGTAATCCAAGTAGTACGAGTGTTAATAAGGAGCCTACATATGTGGTAACTGCTCCTGCGGTCAATCTGAGGGCTGGTCCAGGTATGAAGTACAAAGTGTTGCGCACAGTTCCAAAAGGAGCTGTAATTCAAGAGATCACGAGCAAGATTGATGGTTGGGTCAAGACTGTCTATGGCGGGTATACAGGTTACATATGGTATGAAAACTTGAGAGTCATCAGGCGCCCAGATTCTGCACCCGCTAGTGGCGGATCGGGGGGCTCAGGCTCTAATAGTAGTTTTGCGCAGACAAACCCTGTACAGGCATATATAAGGGGTACCCCTGGAGCACTGAATCTGCGCAAGGGACCAGGTATGCAGTATCAGGTTGTGACTAAGATGTGGGAAGGTATGCCGGTCCAGATAATCGGCAAGAGCGTGAATGGTTGGGTACCGGTCATCTATAAGGATGGTTTCGGTCGATCCTTCCAGGGTTGGGCTTGGGGAGAATATATATCTACTGATCGCTCTGCTCGAGCTACCGCCGGAGCCTTAGGTCTGGCTGGTGCTGCAATACTACCTGCATTGCGATTCCGTAAGTGGAGGAAGCGTAAATAG
- a CDS encoding phytoene desaturase family protein codes for MSRDKDYDVIVIGAGHNGLVCANYLAKAGCKVVVLERRPVVGGASATEEMFGGYKIDVGSAVHTLIHETGIIDDLKLEKFGLKYLQLDPFAFAPFPDGTYLRFYRDLDKTCEEIEKVSPKDAEAYKKFVEDWTELNRILTATFTSKPSAPSMSYKALSKDIVSLLKMTARRSLQDRIHQLLMDYGKLLSMTFESEYVKAPLAFLAAQAGVSPSTPGTANFAGWHALSHSTGVTRPQGGSGKLSEALQESLINMGGEVRLDTEVTSILIRNDRAIGVETSSREKFSSDIVISSVAPVKTLLELIPSEALNDNLRRKISSIKISPISGVYIRGIATNLPEYKAVGGSDNKDHYMGMQLLCPTLSGLEKGFQEATIGNKPSKPAVYLLTPSVVDPSLAPEKHLVYIWAQPYPLQLAGGQSWDDATQDVVADIFNATSEYIEGLVDIITKHRVIRTPPQLAGDLQLPYSNIMHGDMTIDQLFFMRPIPELSGYRTPIKGLYLTGAGTHPGGGVQGAAGKNTAEVILADMTKAKRWIKPALVVAGSSIAFAVLRRSARASN; via the coding sequence ATGAGCAGGGACAAAGACTACGATGTCATCGTTATAGGAGCGGGACACAATGGCCTAGTGTGTGCAAACTACCTGGCCAAAGCCGGCTGTAAAGTAGTTGTCCTGGAGAGAAGGCCAGTCGTGGGTGGGGCATCAGCCACTGAAGAGATGTTTGGAGGGTACAAGATCGATGTAGGCAGCGCTGTCCACACATTGATTCACGAGACAGGCATCATAGATGATCTCAAGCTTGAAAAGTTTGGACTGAAATATTTGCAGCTCGATCCCTTCGCATTCGCACCCTTCCCAGATGGCACGTACCTGCGTTTCTACAGGGATTTGGACAAGACGTGCGAGGAGATAGAGAAAGTATCTCCAAAGGATGCAGAGGCTTACAAGAAGTTCGTAGAAGACTGGACGGAGCTGAATCGTATCCTTACAGCTACCTTCACATCAAAACCATCAGCCCCGAGTATGTCCTACAAAGCCCTATCAAAAGATATAGTGTCCTTGCTGAAGATGACTGCAAGAAGATCCTTGCAGGACAGGATACACCAGTTACTTATGGACTACGGCAAGCTGCTATCTATGACTTTTGAGAGCGAATATGTTAAAGCCCCCTTGGCTTTTCTTGCTGCACAGGCTGGAGTATCTCCAAGTACTCCCGGAACGGCCAACTTCGCGGGGTGGCATGCACTGAGCCACTCTACCGGCGTAACTCGTCCCCAAGGAGGTTCTGGCAAGCTATCAGAAGCTCTACAAGAATCTTTAATCAATATGGGTGGAGAGGTACGTTTAGACACCGAGGTCACCAGCATACTTATCAGGAACGACAGAGCTATAGGGGTAGAGACTTCTTCCAGGGAGAAGTTTTCCTCCGATATAGTTATAAGCTCAGTTGCTCCCGTCAAGACCCTATTGGAACTCATCCCATCCGAGGCGCTGAATGACAACCTCCGGAGAAAGATTAGTTCGATCAAGATATCTCCGATAAGCGGGGTATATATAAGAGGCATAGCAACGAACTTACCTGAGTACAAGGCAGTTGGGGGATCCGATAACAAGGACCACTATATGGGTATGCAGCTGCTTTGCCCAACTTTAAGTGGTCTAGAGAAGGGCTTTCAGGAAGCAACTATAGGCAACAAGCCAAGCAAACCGGCAGTGTATCTACTCACTCCTTCAGTTGTAGATCCATCGCTAGCCCCGGAGAAACACCTGGTCTACATATGGGCGCAGCCGTATCCTCTTCAGCTTGCCGGAGGTCAATCCTGGGATGATGCAACCCAAGATGTAGTTGCAGATATCTTCAACGCGACATCAGAGTATATAGAAGGATTGGTGGATATCATAACCAAACACAGAGTTATAAGAACGCCCCCTCAGTTGGCGGGTGATTTGCAACTACCATATAGCAATATAATGCACGGAGATATGACGATAGACCAGCTGTTCTTTATGAGACCAATCCCAGAGCTATCAGGCTACAGGACACCCATCAAGGGGTTATATTTGACTGGAGCAGGCACACATCCAGGTGGAGGGGTACAGGGCGCTGCAGGCAAAAACACAGCTGAAGTTATACTGGCGGATATGACCAAGGCCAAAAGATGGATAAAGCCCGCACTAGTGGTTGCGGGCTCATCTATAGCATTTGCTGTATTGAGGAGGAGCGCTCGTGCCAGCAACTAA
- the coaD gene encoding pantetheine-phosphate adenylyltransferase, giving the protein MEAIAVYAGSFDPVTNGHLDLIERASPLFKKLVVAVGVNPRKPAAFSLEDRLDMLRRVTAHIPNVEVDSFDGLLVDYAKSIGAKAIIRGLRAVADFDYEMQQVLMNRRLCPEIETVFLTTSTQYSFLSSSLVKEVSILGGSVEGLVPKEVEPYLEKLKRSQT; this is encoded by the coding sequence TTGGAGGCTATAGCTGTATATGCAGGCTCTTTTGACCCCGTTACTAATGGTCATCTGGACTTGATAGAGCGAGCTAGTCCCCTTTTTAAGAAGCTTGTTGTAGCTGTTGGGGTAAATCCAAGGAAACCAGCTGCCTTTAGCTTGGAAGATAGGCTCGACATGCTTCGTAGGGTTACAGCCCACATACCAAATGTGGAAGTAGATAGCTTCGATGGGTTGCTAGTAGATTATGCTAAGTCCATAGGTGCTAAGGCAATAATTCGGGGGTTACGGGCAGTGGCCGACTTTGATTATGAGATGCAACAGGTGCTTATGAACAGGAGGTTGTGTCCTGAGATAGAGACGGTATTTCTTACTACCAGCACGCAGTACTCCTTTCTCTCATCAAGCCTGGTCAAGGAAGTGTCCATACTTGGAGGTTCCGTAGAAGGACTTGTACCTAAGGAAGTGGAACCGTACCTAGAAAAGCTGAAGAGATCTCAAACTTAG
- the lysS gene encoding lysine--tRNA ligase — protein sequence MDLAGSILQDLNDQQQIRLEKLRKLRDMGINPYPPRSYRTHTAHEVYSSVDSLEGQEVTVAGRLTARRDMGKSVFADLEDASGKIQLLVRLNTAGPDTLSFFKELIDLGDIVEATGSPMRTRTGEPTVDVKSVRILAKVLNPLPDKWHGLEDVEKRYRQRYLDLMVNPEVRDVFIKRAKIISSVRRYLDDLGFIEVETPVLQPLYGGASAKPFTTYYNALDQTFYLRIATELYLKRLLVGGIEKVYEIGKDFRNEGLSTKHNPEFTMMELYQAYADYNSIMDLVEKLITFTASNVLQTLKITYRGHEIDLTPPWRRLPLRDVVLNATGIDFYALRDDADLAEAIRKAGIELRPGATRAQMIDELLDNSEHELIQPTFVIDYPVELSPFAKRKEDNPELTERFEVFIGGMEIGNAFTELNDPIDQARRFQAQLTNRTPDGEENPYDEDFIQALMYGMPPTGGLGIGIDRLVMLLTDRPSIRDVILFPHLRTRIGEEQP from the coding sequence ATGGATCTAGCAGGCTCGATACTACAGGATCTGAATGATCAGCAACAGATACGCTTGGAAAAGCTACGCAAGCTGAGGGATATGGGTATAAACCCATATCCCCCTAGGTCCTACAGGACCCATACAGCGCATGAGGTGTATTCCTCTGTCGACAGTCTCGAGGGACAAGAGGTTACTGTGGCTGGGCGTCTGACCGCCAGGCGAGACATGGGTAAGTCCGTGTTTGCAGATCTCGAGGATGCTTCAGGTAAGATCCAGCTGCTTGTTCGCCTTAATACTGCTGGACCTGATACCCTCAGCTTCTTCAAAGAGCTTATAGATCTGGGTGATATAGTAGAGGCCACGGGCTCTCCGATGAGGACTCGTACTGGCGAGCCTACTGTCGACGTCAAGAGCGTGCGCATACTCGCAAAGGTGCTTAATCCCCTTCCAGATAAATGGCATGGTCTGGAGGATGTGGAGAAACGCTATAGGCAACGCTATCTAGACCTCATGGTTAATCCTGAGGTTAGGGACGTATTCATCAAGAGGGCTAAGATAATCTCTAGCGTTCGCAGATATCTAGATGATCTTGGCTTTATAGAGGTTGAAACGCCTGTCCTCCAACCCCTGTACGGTGGTGCTAGCGCCAAACCGTTCACTACCTACTATAATGCGCTGGATCAGACGTTTTACCTGAGGATAGCTACAGAGCTCTACCTTAAGCGCCTACTCGTTGGTGGCATTGAAAAGGTTTATGAAATAGGCAAGGACTTCAGAAACGAAGGGTTGAGTACCAAGCATAACCCTGAGTTCACCATGATGGAGCTTTACCAAGCCTACGCAGATTACAACTCCATCATGGACTTGGTCGAGAAGCTTATAACCTTTACGGCCAGCAATGTCCTTCAAACCCTAAAGATAACCTATAGGGGGCATGAGATTGATCTAACACCTCCATGGCGTAGGTTGCCCCTCAGGGATGTAGTACTTAATGCGACAGGCATAGATTTCTATGCCCTCAGGGATGATGCAGATTTGGCTGAAGCCATACGAAAAGCCGGTATAGAGCTCAGGCCAGGAGCTACAAGGGCACAGATGATAGACGAGCTTCTGGATAACTCAGAGCATGAGTTGATACAGCCTACTTTTGTCATCGACTATCCAGTAGAACTATCTCCTTTTGCCAAGAGGAAAGAGGATAATCCGGAGCTTACTGAGAGGTTCGAGGTATTTATCGGTGGTATGGAGATAGGTAATGCTTTCACCGAGCTGAATGATCCTATCGACCAGGCCAGGCGTTTTCAAGCACAGCTTACGAACAGAACCCCGGATGGAGAGGAAAACCCTTACGATGAGGACTTCATACAAGCCCTCATGTACGGTATGCCTCCAACGGGTGGATTGGGCATCGGAATAGACCGTCTGGTGATGCTACTCACCGATCGTCCTTCTATACGTGATGTGATACTCTTCCCACACTTGCGCACTAGAATTGGGGAAGAGCAGCCTTAG
- the greA gene encoding transcription elongation factor GreA, with translation MSTNERVRLTEQGLKELREELERLRTVERAKISARIREAKEGGDISESGEYEDAKHSQAFLEGRIKELEKLLANAEVIDRSAQPAGTVGLGSKVTVEENGRTYTYTIVDGAEAGRGRDGEVRISSKSAVGSALLGRRVGDSVEVEVPAGKLTFKILSVE, from the coding sequence GTGAGTACAAATGAGCGTGTCCGTCTGACAGAACAGGGATTGAAGGAATTGAGAGAAGAGTTGGAACGTCTTCGTACGGTTGAGCGTGCAAAGATATCCGCCCGCATTAGGGAAGCTAAGGAGGGCGGTGATATCTCTGAAAGTGGTGAGTATGAGGACGCCAAGCACAGTCAAGCTTTTCTTGAAGGTCGTATAAAGGAGCTTGAGAAGCTTCTGGCTAATGCTGAGGTTATAGATAGAAGTGCCCAACCAGCAGGCACCGTTGGGCTTGGTTCTAAGGTTACCGTTGAAGAGAATGGTAGAACATATACTTATACCATCGTTGACGGTGCTGAAGCTGGTCGGGGTAGAGATGGGGAGGTTAGAATATCTAGTAAGTCTGCAGTAGGGTCAGCTCTGCTCGGCCGTAGGGTGGGCGACTCAGTGGAGGTCGAGGTGCCCGCGGGCAAGCTAACCTTCAAGATATTATCTGTAGAGTAG